tgatgtGATGGTCAAAATATACTACGTACGTtgcaataaaactaaaataccttttcagacaaaaaaaaagtgcGTACAaatcttatgtttttttttcgacGGATAGAAAgaatattaacaataacaacaatagtaataagaagaaaaacaaagtaaaatctTGACGGAAATAATAGGCAATCTGACTACTAAGTAGGAACAGCTAATTATACTCACAGAGTAAGTTTTCCTGAGCCAAGCGAGATGATTCTGCACCAGATTCATCTCCAATGCAGCACCCATGATTCCTGAAGCCAACGTGTTGAAGTTACCGCCACTCAGCAGATATGAACTGTTCAAACAATAAGGTCAAAAGTCAAAGGAAACAGAACCTACAtcagcagggaaccagtcattAGCAATACAGGTTACATTATATCAGGCATGGTAACCAGTGTTTTAGCAagtgaagcccggttcatacttcatgcgaatgcgaagcgaatttgacgtgactttgacgtcacaaccctcctttcgcagcgatattcgcaagtgagtcgaggaagtatgaactgggcttgagAGTGATCTTTGTGTAGTGCATATTATTGAGAGAATGATTCCATCAGCTTTATCATGTTGTATAAACAAgtaataacatttttaaatactTGAAAGTAATAGAGCCCTTTTtcaatatgaaaacaaaatcctttTCAGACCCCCTTACATGgccctgttgcccctggtctttgccttggagCCCCTTCAAACCCTTCATATCATGTTGTATAAACAagtaacaacatttttaaacacttgAAAGTAATAGAGCCCTTTTtcaatatgaaaacaaaatcctttTCGGACCCCCTTACATGGCCCTGTTGCccttggtctttgccttggAGCCCCTTCAAAAACCGATTCCGATAGACTTTCTAACGGTTTCAAAGACTTTTTAATGGAGAAATGGAATTGCCCTTTGGAAAATAAAAATCGCCTTGTccactcaaagatgaaattccatgcctgcCCTTACCTTTTCCTCATCATATCAATGATGCGAGGAGCAGTCTCGAACCAGCCCAAGCGGACACCTGGGCACATGAACTTGGAGAACGAGCCACAGGAGACGACGTTAGCTTTGTACCCTGGGTCGTCCTTCTTGTCGTACGAGAAGAGTCGAGGTGGGGCAAGGCCGAGCTCATCACCGCCTGTTGGCACCCACGAGAGTACATTGTAGATGTCATCAGAAACAACGAGAAGGTCGTACTCCCTGGCCAGCTCAATGATACGCTCACATTTAGCtgtttttacaagaaaaataaatagtaaGTCAATCAAAAGACTATTTAAAAGATGTTACATTTGCATCGAcgataacaaatattattttgagttttacccttacacagtGTGTTAgcactaataataattataataataataagacttgtaatgtgcacgtatccaccctgctgggtgttcaagacacagaagcactgtatactttccaaAATGtctgtttagaaaaaaaaggttattggATTGAATCCCAACTGATGCTtgcgatttatttttgttctcttgTTCACAGAATCAGTCAATTAATTCGTATCAAAATCAATCCTTTTGCTTGCTGAAGGACAAAAGAAGAATCACCATCGGTAAGCTAGTAAACCTCCTTCACAAGCCTCTGTTAATagatttttgtaattgtcaaaaacgtttcacacaaaaaaaaacccaaaaacaatGGTTACCTTTGGAGTAGCACAGTGTGGTAGGGTTCTGGAAGACAGTTATGACGTACAGCATGGCACGGAATGGATGTGCGGCGGTCGGTTCCCAACTGCTCTTGGCTTTCATCTCTTTCAATTTAACCTCCAGTGTCTCTGTGTCGATCCCATCCTTTTGTAGGGgtactgcaaaaaaaaagttaataaataaaatagagtCAAATTGacccccttgcacgcacgtcacaagCGGCGACTgcgccacgctcaccatttcgGTTGGCAACgggtttacgtgtaaatgctgCGTCGCCTagaatgcgcacttcactgaattatgcacagtgacattgcccaccaatatgggGCATCCAACAGatatgtttttgtatgcattggCTGGgatgcacaaaacaaacaacaaacctgtgagaatttgagcacAACTGgtggtcaaagttgcaagataataacgtaggaaaaaacacccttgtcacacgaagttgtgtgctttcagatgcttgatttcgggaccgcaaaatctaattatgaggtctcaaaatcaaattcaaggaaaatttcTTCCTTCTCGACAActaagagggagctgtttctcacaatgttttatactgtcaacctctccccattgcttgtgaccaagtaaggttttttgctaaaaattattttgagtaattacccaaagtgtccactgtctttaactgacTTTAACCGCCTATGGAACAATGTTCGATTAATAGTCGGACCCACCTGGCACAGCTTTCATGTCGGCATCTTTAAAGATACCCAAATGGATAAAGTACGTGGGGTCCTCGACGAAGATGGTGTCCCCGGCAGTGAAGAAGTAAGAGAGTAGGAAGGACATAGCCTGGGTAGCTCCCCCCGTCGTCAACAGATCATTGCTGAAAGCAAATAACAATCATTACACATCAAATTCTTTAATAGATTCATTAGGAATGGccaaatcaataaataatcaagacccaatttcatagagctacttttagcacaaaaagtattACGATTAACAGCCAAATGACTtagtcacatgtacaatttgtgacgtgtgtcctgcttatttctgctcagcagaacattttttagcaatattttctgcttgggtagccttatgaaattggcccctgattaAGTCAGTGGttcctttcacctctgtggactttggttcgaatcctgcctcAGACCTGGAGGCTTGCATGtggattgagttttcagtccTGAATTTGGGTGTGTGGTGCAATACCTTCAAATGAAAGCTTacaaccaatttaaaaaaacgacTATTTTAAATCTAATCAATGATTTAAATCATGATAACACAGTACCTATAAAATCTAAATTCGGGGGTTAGGTCAGCCCAAAAGTCAAAACTAGATATTTAGTATCTTGTTTCTTTAGCCCATAACAGTGCCCCAAATCCAATGAGCTGTTTTCATAAGTAGaaagtatttaaaacaaattaaatgcttataagaaatgagcaggataccagtcacacattgtacatgagacatggtagtttggctggtaactgtaCTCTGgtagcataattttgtgtttagttgttttttgtatttaagcagcttcatgaaattgggcctaatttcataaagccgttAAGCATTAAATGTCTTTGATAAGAACAaaaattagtggggcaccagttgcaacaatgtaaactccattgaattttggttggtaaccagtttctgtaaagcaacatttttatgcttacatgctttatgaaattcgtCCCATGGCTAGATCTTACACATCCATCAGTTTATGGGCACTTACCAGTCAACCGGCATGCCATACGCGTCGCTCAGGAACTTGGCCAACTCGATGCGGCAAAGTGGATCTCCATAAGGGTTACCGTACTGTAAAAGATCTGCTTCACCTGCCGCCTCTTCACCCTATGGAGAAATAGGATGAAAAGATTAAGTCTTAAGTTTTATGTCGTGGCCGAGAGGTCAAGAGACTGGACTTGAGCTCTGGTGTTCTGGTGTTCAAGTCCGAGTCTTGAcacttaaaagaacacgttgccttggatcggacgagtcggactttgaaaagcgtttgaaaccatttgttctGACAtgcatacggttagaaagatattttaaaagtacaacataatgatccacacaagtattgctcaaaattgcacagttttcctttt
This sequence is a window from Asterias rubens chromosome 19, eAstRub1.3, whole genome shotgun sequence. Protein-coding genes within it:
- the LOC117303388 gene encoding uncharacterized protein YER152C-like isoform X2 — translated: MEVYLPVRERRTDIQEIGFLAQNQFQFRATLEGIDQHLSLGVPGHDKLKIVAELLWKAAAKRMGEEAAGEADLLQYGNPYGDPLCRIELAKFLSDAYGMPVDCNDLLTTGGATQAMSFLLSYFFTAGDTIFVEDPTYFIHLGIFKDADMKAVPVPLQKDGIDTETLEVKLKEMKAKSSWEPTAAHPFRAMLYVITVFQNPTTLCYSKAKCERIIELAREYDLLVVSDDIYNVLSWVPTGGDELGLAPPRLFSYDKKDDPGYKANVVSCGSFSKFMCPGVRLGWFETAPRIIDMMRKSSYLLSGGNFNTLASGIMGAALEMNLVQNHLAWLRKTYSASSRAMWKTLQAEMPEGVRVAEPQGGYFIWVELPEGSDAAEVLKIAKEEFKVAFLPGQKASPSGKYANCMRLSFSFYLDSDLQEGAKGIAAATKKYLSK
- the LOC117303388 gene encoding uncharacterized protein YER152C-like isoform X1, with amino-acid sequence MFMPTTARLSRAALTSARYLSPIVSPSLTAATSPFQTSFKIRCLSSTSSTMAESCIPVKKRRTEITESGPMAENDFKSRGLFLNVKQNLTVGGPGPDRLKAVAGLLSKASVKRMGEEAAGEADLLQYGNPYGDPLCRIELAKFLSDAYGMPVDCNDLLTTGGATQAMSFLLSYFFTAGDTIFVEDPTYFIHLGIFKDADMKAVPVPLQKDGIDTETLEVKLKEMKAKSSWEPTAAHPFRAMLYVITVFQNPTTLCYSKAKCERIIELAREYDLLVVSDDIYNVLSWVPTGGDELGLAPPRLFSYDKKDDPGYKANVVSCGSFSKFMCPGVRLGWFETAPRIIDMMRKSSYLLSGGNFNTLASGIMGAALEMNLVQNHLAWLRKTYSASSRAMWKTLQAEMPEGVRVAEPQGGYFIWVELPEGSDAAEVLKIAKEEFKVAFLPGQKASPSGKYANCMRLSFSFYLDSDLQEGAKGIAAATKKYLSK